In Pelmatolapia mariae isolate MD_Pm_ZW linkage group LG2, Pm_UMD_F_2, whole genome shotgun sequence, one DNA window encodes the following:
- the LOC134636936 gene encoding uncharacterized protein LOC134636936 isoform X1 yields MFLLLHRYSAPNNLCCGGETKHPVQLSLVLFDPQPSTVCSFLEMEGTQTTTREEGTTERNGDQGTSSNVPMSSKPLHRFVRKEPRSLGIVILMFGCAELLMGFQFSSEDFKISAELYIRFWQGALFLTCGILSVYTELHPSKKMVTVCLALYVVSIFGIVISFICRIIQIISYPDYYMRYHLNWTSVTLLKSIEAILLTSSFCVLVILIFLTTVASFALKSTHTQVIIQQIPPPRTETTSD; encoded by the exons atgtttctgcTACTCCACAGATATTCTGCCCCTAACAATCTGTGCTGCGGTGGGGAGACTAAGCATCCGGTTCAATTAAGTCTTGTTCTTTTTGACCCACAGCCAAGCACTGTGTGTAGTTTCCTGGAAATGGAGGGAACTCAGACAACGACTAGAGAGGAGGGGACAACAGAAAGAAATGGGGATCAGGGGACTAGCAGCAATGTGCCGATGTCCAGCAAACCTCTGCATCGCTTTGTCCGAAAGGAGCCCAGAAGTCTTGGG ATTGTCATTCTGATGTTCGGCTGTGCTGAGTTGTTAATGGGATTTCAGTTCTCCAGTGAAGATTTCAAAATCTCTGCTGAACTCTACATTCGCTTTTGGCAGGGAGCTCTG TTTCTTACCTGTGGAATCCTGTCAGTCTACACTGAGTTGCATCCGTCCAAGAAGATG GTGACTGTGTGCTTGGCCCTGTATGTGGTTTCCATCTTTGGAATCGTAATCTCTTTCATATGCAGGATAATCCAGATCATCTCTTATCCCGACTATTATATGCGATATCATTTGAACTGGACAAGTGTG ACGCTGCTGAAAAGTATCGAAGCCATTTTATTGACCTCCTCTTTTTGCGTGTTAGTGATTCTCATTTTTCTAACCACTGTTGCAAGTTTCGCACTGAAATCCACACACACTCAG gttATCATCCAGCAAATTCCACCACCGAGGACTGAAACGACATCGGACTGA
- the LOC134636936 gene encoding uncharacterized protein LOC134636936 isoform X2: MKIQDEPSTVCSFLEMEGTQTTTREEGTTERNGDQGTSSNVPMSSKPLHRFVRKEPRSLGIVILMFGCAELLMGFQFSSEDFKISAELYIRFWQGALFLTCGILSVYTELHPSKKMVTVCLALYVVSIFGIVISFICRIIQIISYPDYYMRYHLNWTSVTLLKSIEAILLTSSFCVLVILIFLTTVASFALKSTHTQVIIQQIPPPRTETTSD, translated from the exons ATGAAAATCCAAGACGAG CCAAGCACTGTGTGTAGTTTCCTGGAAATGGAGGGAACTCAGACAACGACTAGAGAGGAGGGGACAACAGAAAGAAATGGGGATCAGGGGACTAGCAGCAATGTGCCGATGTCCAGCAAACCTCTGCATCGCTTTGTCCGAAAGGAGCCCAGAAGTCTTGGG ATTGTCATTCTGATGTTCGGCTGTGCTGAGTTGTTAATGGGATTTCAGTTCTCCAGTGAAGATTTCAAAATCTCTGCTGAACTCTACATTCGCTTTTGGCAGGGAGCTCTG TTTCTTACCTGTGGAATCCTGTCAGTCTACACTGAGTTGCATCCGTCCAAGAAGATG GTGACTGTGTGCTTGGCCCTGTATGTGGTTTCCATCTTTGGAATCGTAATCTCTTTCATATGCAGGATAATCCAGATCATCTCTTATCCCGACTATTATATGCGATATCATTTGAACTGGACAAGTGTG ACGCTGCTGAAAAGTATCGAAGCCATTTTATTGACCTCCTCTTTTTGCGTGTTAGTGATTCTCATTTTTCTAACCACTGTTGCAAGTTTCGCACTGAAATCCACACACACTCAG gttATCATCCAGCAAATTCCACCACCGAGGACTGAAACGACATCGGACTGA
- the LOC134636936 gene encoding uncharacterized protein LOC134636936 isoform X3, whose product MEGTQTTTREEGTTERNGDQGTSSNVPMSSKPLHRFVRKEPRSLGIVILMFGCAELLMGFQFSSEDFKISAELYIRFWQGALFLTCGILSVYTELHPSKKMVTVCLALYVVSIFGIVISFICRIIQIISYPDYYMRYHLNWTSVTLLKSIEAILLTSSFCVLVILIFLTTVASFALKSTHTQVIIQQIPPPRTETTSD is encoded by the exons ATGGAGGGAACTCAGACAACGACTAGAGAGGAGGGGACAACAGAAAGAAATGGGGATCAGGGGACTAGCAGCAATGTGCCGATGTCCAGCAAACCTCTGCATCGCTTTGTCCGAAAGGAGCCCAGAAGTCTTGGG ATTGTCATTCTGATGTTCGGCTGTGCTGAGTTGTTAATGGGATTTCAGTTCTCCAGTGAAGATTTCAAAATCTCTGCTGAACTCTACATTCGCTTTTGGCAGGGAGCTCTG TTTCTTACCTGTGGAATCCTGTCAGTCTACACTGAGTTGCATCCGTCCAAGAAGATG GTGACTGTGTGCTTGGCCCTGTATGTGGTTTCCATCTTTGGAATCGTAATCTCTTTCATATGCAGGATAATCCAGATCATCTCTTATCCCGACTATTATATGCGATATCATTTGAACTGGACAAGTGTG ACGCTGCTGAAAAGTATCGAAGCCATTTTATTGACCTCCTCTTTTTGCGTGTTAGTGATTCTCATTTTTCTAACCACTGTTGCAAGTTTCGCACTGAAATCCACACACACTCAG gttATCATCCAGCAAATTCCACCACCGAGGACTGAAACGACATCGGACTGA
- the tmco6 gene encoding transmembrane and coiled-coil domain-containing protein 6, with protein sequence MWRLNKVRHKAGQQGGSLEELRLKRRENERALRQARRDRQLVSKRLLLNEDEEQPDVSMDTAPGGHDIVSLLHKLQHSGTEKEAHLKALSKVLRDPSAQLTFIKHENSMHLLVGLLTGSNAQCRLQAVRCLHELSHSSHTNVAPACLPATPYLLTYLSGPSTKFTELCLYTLGNMCPDSDVVREKLLAQGIIPALASCIENQRHNLAVVEAAAFTLSQLLQARDAPEKIIPIVLKSTLPSHLLSVLTPDPQFGLAPAIECAWCLHYLICSTEDNKELLAQGALSQCSSLLVSLGGAVTEGNKEDGIELLIWPLLRCVGNLLSSCPEEDLNAQLTDAHLPASLCALVQAYLHTLPALARETVWVLNNLTAHSTEFCSALLTLNLVPGLIQLLPFSQGINTMILRILANVAHKKKEFCVQLVQLGLLSALCATLKMADQEMVIQSLDILFMMTVSSPVVAEEFVRQGGLSLLEVLQYNGAAEMRQRSTYLLEKHLLSYQQHITVDNMPNP encoded by the exons ATGTGGAGGTTGAACAAAGTTCGTCACAAAGCCGGACAACAAGGCGGCAGCTTGGAGGAGCTCAGGCTGAAGAGGCGAGAGAACGAGAGAG CACTGAGACAGGCCCGCAGAGACAGGCAGCTGGTGAGCAAGAGACTACTGCTAAATGAAGATGAGGAGCAGCCGGACGTTAGCATGGACACAGCCCCAGGAGGACAT GACATTGTTAGTCTGCTCCACAAACTTCAACACAGCGGGACAGAGAAGGAGGCACACCTGAAGGCCTTGAGTAAAGTTCTGCGTGACCCATCTGCACAGCTCACCTTTATCAA GCACGAGAACAGTATGCATCTGCTGGTCGGCCTCCTGACTGGCTCTAATGCTCAGTGCCGCCTGCAGGCCGTTCGGTGTCTTCACGAGCTCTCTCACTCTTCCCACACTAATGTGGCTCCAGCCTGTCTGCCTGCTACCCCTTACCTGCTCACTTACCTGTCTGGCCCAAGCACTAAGTTTACA GAGCTGTGTCTCTACACACTTGGTAACATGTGTCCAGACAGCGATGTGGTAAGAGAGAAGCTCCTGGCTCAGGGAATCATTCCCGCTCTGGCCAGCTGTATAGAG AACCAACGACACAACCTTGCAGTAGTGGAAGCTGCGGCGTTCACCCTCTCTCAGCTTCTCCAGGCCAGAGACGCACCCGAGAAGATAATCCC GATAGTCCTGAAGTCTACCTTGCCTTCACACTTGTTATCCGTCCTTACCCCCGACCCACAGTTCGGCCTAGCTCCTGCCATAGAGTGTGCATGGTGTCTCCATTACCTCATATGCAG CACAGAAGATAACAAAGAGCTGCTGGCTCAGGGTGCCCTGTCACAGTGCAGCTCCTTGTTAGTGTCACTAGGTGGTGCTGTTACCGAGGGAAACAAAGAAGATGGGATTGAGCTG CTCATCTGGCCTCTGTTGAGGTGTGTGGGGAACCTCTTGTCCTCCTGCCCAGAGGAAGACCTGAATGCTCAACTGACTGATGCTCATCTGCCGGCTTCTCTGTGTGCACTTGTTCAAGCCTACCTGCACACCCTGCCAGCCTTGGCCAGAGAGACCGTCTGGGTCCTCAACAACCTCACAG ctCACTCCACTGAATTCTGCTCCGCCCTCTTGACTCTAAACTTGGTTCCAGGATTGATCCAACTTCTCCCATTCTCTCAAGGCATTAATACTATG ATTCTCAGGATTCTGGCTAATGTTGCCCACAAGAAAAAGGAGTTCTGTGTGCAGCTGGTGCAGCTTGGTTTACTGTCTGCACTCTGCGCCACGCTTAAAATGGCTGATCAGGAAATGGTGATTCAGAGCCTGGACATCCTGTTCATGATGACTGTCAGCAGTCCAGTG gtGGCAGAGGAGTTTGTCAGGCAAGGTGGGCTTTCACTGTTGGAGGTCCTTCAGTACAATGGTGCAGCAGAGATGAGACAAAGGTCGACGTACCTCCTGGAGAAGCACTTGTTGTCCTACCAACAGCATATAACA GTGGACAATATGCCGAATCCTTGA